The genomic region AGCAGTGCCGATGTTAGCCATGTTTGCTCCGAGGAAGATGAGCTTAGCTATGTCTTCTCCCGAGTATATCATTCCACCGCCTATGAGGAGGAAGCCGTCTCGCAGGCCGTTTGCGCGCAGAAGCTTATCGGCTACTGGTATCGCGTAGTCTACCGGTATACCTATGTGGTCCCTGACAATGCGAGGAGCTGCCCCAGTGCCTGCTCCAGCACCATCTATTATCGCGCCTAGGGCTGTTGAACGCGCTATCCCTACTGCGACAAAGCCTACCTGGTGCCCCGCGGCAGTCTTGACGAGCACAGGTCTACCTGTAAGCTCTTTCAACATCTTTACCCGCTGGGCGAGATCTTCTATACTATAGATATCGTGGTGGGGGGCAGGGCTGAGAGCCTCAGTACCTGGTGGGAGGCGGCGCAGCTTTGCAATCTCATCTACAACCTTTGTTGCTGGGAGATGTCCACCTATGCCGGGTTTTGCCCCTTGCCCTATCTTTATGTTGACTGCGATCCCTTTCCGGATCATATACCGGTCTACGCCGAAGCGGCCGCTAGCCCACTGTATAACAATATTCTTATACTTGGCGACCTCGGGGTGAAGGCCGCCCTCACCAACACCGATGACTGCGCCTGCCTCGTCTGCTGCACGGGCTAGCGCGATATTAGGCCTACCTGCAAGAGCGCCGAAACTCATATCGCCGAGATAGACGGGGAGGCGGAGCCTAGTCCCAGCGAACATCAGTCCGGCATCTACGTCAAGTCTATCTAGCCCGGTTGGTCCGAGCTTTTTTGCGAGATCATTTACTTCGTCCGGCCTAATATCTCGAATAGCTAGTCGGTCTAGGATTCGTCCACGCCTGCGGAGAGGCTTTACCACAGCCTTTTCGAGAGCCTCGGTGGCGGCGTAGCGTATCTCGAGTATTTTCTCACGTGTCCAGAAACCATGCCGGTCTCCTATCAGCGGCCTATACTCATTGACTATAATGCTCTCTGTGCTCTTACCGGTTTTACTCAAATATTACACCTAATGTGGTGGGCTTCTCGTAGGAAAAGAGAATATATGCTTTTTCTTCTTAAAGGGTGCAAAATAGAACATGGGCTCCCTGTCTCTGGGAGGCTTAAGTGAGCTGCGTCTCCGGGCTAAAAACAAGGCGTTCCATCTGCTACACGTATTTAGTTAACATAATTGGTCTCTGATTGCACCTCAATGCAAAATCATTAATCTGAGAAAGCAAGCCCTATTAATGTGCCAATCAAGTTCTTGACTCCGTTCCCGAGGTGCATAAGGGGCAGCTTACATCATAGTGAAGCAGTGATCTGAGACCATGAATGCTAAATAGAGCAGTAGCGTAATGTTATTTGTAACCGACATAGTGTTGCTGAGCACGAGAGGTTAATTGGCGGTGCTTGTTATATGAGGATAGGTGAAGGCTATAGTGCTGTTGCGATAATCAATTTTGGAGGACAATATGCTCATTTGATTTCAAGGCGATTGAGAGAGCTGGGAGTTTATACTGAGATAATTCACTACTATGAGGCTAGCCCGGAGAAGATAAGGAAGCTAGGAGCGGGCGCTGTTGTATTGTCTGGTGGTCCTCGTAGTGTTCTCGAGCCTAATGCGCCCCGTATAGGCAGCTGGATACTCGAACTAGGCGTGCCCGTGCTTGGTATATGTTATGGGCATCAATTGCTTGCATTGCTTATTGGTGGCAGGGTTGAGAGAGGTCCCGGCGAGTATGGGCGGACATGGGTGAGGGTACTACGACCTAGTGACCCGTTGTTTCGGGGATGGGGCTCCGAGGAAGAAACGTGGATGAGCCACGGCGACTATGTTGCATTTGTTCCTGACAACGCAGAGGTCTTAGCGGTTTCGAGAGATACCGGCTATATTGCTGCTTTCAGACTCCGAGACAGGCCAATCTATGGTGTCCAGTTTCACCCAGAAGTTGCCCATACGCCAAAAGGAAGACTCTTGCTAGACAATTTTGTCTCCTTAGTGGCTAAGCTTCAGAAGAACTGGAAGCCGGAGAACATCGTAGACGAGCTTGTCCGCGAGATACGGGCTAAGGTGCCTCCGGGAGAAAAGGTTCTGGTCGCAGTTAGCGGAGGCATTGACTCAACTACGACAGCACTTCTCGTCAAGAGGGCTATAGGTGACCGGCTCGTAGCCGTTTTTGTTAACCATGGCCTTCTCCGCGAGGGCGAAGCAGAGGAGGTATTGTCGCTGCTCAGAAGCCTCGGCATAGAGCCCGTCTACATTGATGCCTCCAAGGTTTTCCTGAAGAGGCTTCGCGGCATAAAGGACTGCGAGGAGAAGAGGAAGATCATTGGCAAAACATTTATCGAGATATTCGAGGACGTGGCTAGAAGTGATCCATCTATAAAGTGGCTTGCTCAAGGCACCACATATCCCGACGTGATAGAGAGCGGTGCGGTGCCTGGAGCAGATAGAATAAAGAGCCATCACAATGTAGGTGGGCTGCCAGAAAGGCTTGGGTTGAAGGTGCTTGAGCCGCTGCGCTACTTCTACAAGGACGAGGTACGCCGCATAGCCATCTCGCTCGGCGTTCCACGAGAATATGCCTATCGCCACCCCTTCCCTGGCCCTGGGCTAGCTGTACGCATAATCGGCGAGGTCACCGACGAAAAGCTGCGCATAGCTAGGAGGGCTTCGCGTATAGTTGAGGAGGTGCTGCGCAAGGCCGGGCTCTACGATAGGGTTTGGCAAGCATTCGCCGTAGTCGGCGACGATAAGTGGGTTGGCGTGAAGGGTGATAGCAGGGTGGATGGCTACATTGTGACTATTCGCATCGTTGAGAGTGAGGACGGGATGACAGCTGATTGGTCGCGGATACCCTACGAGGTTCTTGCCGAGATATCTTGGAGAATAAGTAGTGAGATACCAGAGGTTACCATGGTCACATATGCCGTAACTTCAAAGCCCCCCTCAACGATAGAGCCGTGTTGACCAGTTATCTTTAACCCGCGTTACCACTACCGCTATCCACGCCTCATAGAAACCCTATTATAATTGGTCTCGTAACCCTATTAGACGGTGCTCTACAGGTGGAGTTCAAACTTCTAAGAATAAACCTCTGGACACAGAAGGTCCGCGAAGAAAAGATTGACGAGAAGACCCTTCGCCGCTTCATCGGCGGCAGAGGCCTCGGCGCATACCTAGCCCTCAAAGAGATACCTAAGGGCGCCGACCCCTTCGGCCCTGAGAACAAGCTCTACATCCTAACAGGCCCCCTAACCGGCACGGCTGCCGTTGAGACAGGCAGGTACCACGTTGTCGGAAAGAGCCCTCTAACCGGCATCCTCGGCGACTCTAACTCTGGCGGCCAGTTCGGACCCTGGCTACGCTTCGCAGGATACGATGGCATAGTGCTTGAGAGCGTAAGCGAGGAACCGGTCTGGATAAGCATTGTTGACGGAGAAGTAAAGTTCCACGACGCTAAGAATCTCTGGGGCCGCGGAGTAATCCACACCGAAAACGTGATAAGAGAGACAATGGGGATAACGAAGCCCGACCTCGGAAGCGTGCTGGCAATTGGCCCCGCTGGCGAGAACCTCTCAAAGATCGCTGCAATAATGAACGACAAGTACCGTGCAGCTGGTAGAACGGGCCTAGGCGCGGTAATGGGCTCGAAAAAAGTCAAGGCGATATTCGTATATGGTCATCGCAAAATAGAACTATATGACAGGCAAAAGTTCACCCAGGCTGCTAAGGAGCTTGGCAAAAAGATAATGGAGCACAGTATCTCGCAAGCACTAACAAAGTACGGTACAGCCGTATTGGTGAACATTATCAACGAGCACGGCGGCCTTCCGACGAAGAACTGGACCCGGGGAACCTTCGAGAAGGCCTACGAGATTAGCGGCGAATACCTCGCCGAGCACTATCTGAAAACCAATAAGGGTTGCTGGGGCTGCGTAATAAGGTGCGCCAGAGTAGCAGAGGTGAAGAGCGGGCCCTACCGCACACCGGTCTCCGAAGGCCCCGAGTACGAGACAATATGGGCCAACGGCGCCAACACAATGATTGGCAACATGGAGGCAATAATAAAGATAAACTACCTGTTGAACGACATGGGCTTCGACACGATAAGCTTCGGTAACACAGCTGCTGTACTAATGGAGCTCTATGAGAAGGCGCAGAAAGGAGAGCTACCCAAGGATAAGGCCGAGAAGCTCCTAAGCTTGCTAGAAGACGTTGAGCCGACATGGGGCAATGCTGACGCAGTTATAAGACTAATATGGAAGACTGCTTATCGCGACGGAATAGGCGAGTATGCAGCCGAGGGCGCAAAGAGGCTGGCAGAGGCATTTGGCTGCCCTGATTGCGCGATACATGTAAAGGGCCTCGAGCTTCCAGCGTACGACCCCAGAGCAATTAACAGCATGGCCCTAAGCTATGCTACCTCAAACCGCGGTGGCTGCCACCTAAGAGCCTATAGCGTAAGCTTCGACGTGCTCGGAGTACCCGAGAAGTACGACCCGCTGAAAATTGACCCGAAGAAGGCTGAGCTCGTCAAGTGGCAGCAAGACTACTTCGCAGTAATAGACAGCCTTGTAGTATGTAAGTTCAACACGTTCGCCGATGCACCAGAATACTATGTAGAAATGTTGAAAGCCGCTATGGGCTGGGAGGATCTCACGGTAGAAGAACTGCTCACAACCGGCGAAAGAATCTATAACGTTGAGAGGCTCTTCGCGGTAAGAGAAGGCTATGGGTACAAAGACACGCTGCCAAAGAGGCTCCTAGAAGAACCGTTGCCCGACGGCCCCGCAAAGGGCAAGACTGCCAAGGAGGCCCTA from Pyrofollis japonicus harbors:
- a CDS encoding aldehyde ferredoxin oxidoreductase family protein, whose amino-acid sequence is MEFKLLRINLWTQKVREEKIDEKTLRRFIGGRGLGAYLALKEIPKGADPFGPENKLYILTGPLTGTAAVETGRYHVVGKSPLTGILGDSNSGGQFGPWLRFAGYDGIVLESVSEEPVWISIVDGEVKFHDAKNLWGRGVIHTENVIRETMGITKPDLGSVLAIGPAGENLSKIAAIMNDKYRAAGRTGLGAVMGSKKVKAIFVYGHRKIELYDRQKFTQAAKELGKKIMEHSISQALTKYGTAVLVNIINEHGGLPTKNWTRGTFEKAYEISGEYLAEHYLKTNKGCWGCVIRCARVAEVKSGPYRTPVSEGPEYETIWANGANTMIGNMEAIIKINYLLNDMGFDTISFGNTAAVLMELYEKAQKGELPKDKAEKLLSLLEDVEPTWGNADAVIRLIWKTAYRDGIGEYAAEGAKRLAEAFGCPDCAIHVKGLELPAYDPRAINSMALSYATSNRGGCHLRAYSVSFDVLGVPEKYDPLKIDPKKAELVKWQQDYFAVIDSLVVCKFNTFADAPEYYVEMLKAAMGWEDLTVEELLTTGERIYNVERLFAVREGYGYKDTLPKRLLEEPLPDGPAKGKTAKEALEAYLPVYYKARGWVDGKPTPETLKRLGLEEFLYIVS
- the guaA gene encoding glutamine-hydrolyzing GMP synthase; the encoded protein is MRIGEGYSAVAIINFGGQYAHLISRRLRELGVYTEIIHYYEASPEKIRKLGAGAVVLSGGPRSVLEPNAPRIGSWILELGVPVLGICYGHQLLALLIGGRVERGPGEYGRTWVRVLRPSDPLFRGWGSEEETWMSHGDYVAFVPDNAEVLAVSRDTGYIAAFRLRDRPIYGVQFHPEVAHTPKGRLLLDNFVSLVAKLQKNWKPENIVDELVREIRAKVPPGEKVLVAVSGGIDSTTTALLVKRAIGDRLVAVFVNHGLLREGEAEEVLSLLRSLGIEPVYIDASKVFLKRLRGIKDCEEKRKIIGKTFIEIFEDVARSDPSIKWLAQGTTYPDVIESGAVPGADRIKSHHNVGGLPERLGLKVLEPLRYFYKDEVRRIAISLGVPREYAYRHPFPGPGLAVRIIGEVTDEKLRIARRASRIVEEVLRKAGLYDRVWQAFAVVGDDKWVGVKGDSRVDGYIVTIRIVESEDGMTADWSRIPYEVLAEISWRISSEIPEVTMVTYAVTSKPPSTIEPC